Below is a window of Lacrimispora xylanolytica DNA.
CTACTGTTATCAGCGCCTTGACCCACTGGTCAGCCAGCCAGTTCACCAATATAGTGAATGCGGTCTTGCTGGTACTGGGGTTTCTGTTTCTGGGACGTGGGTTTGGTATCAAGACAGTATATGCCACCCTTGTCATGTCATTATCCTTATATATTCTGGAACGTATCTGCCCTATGAAAGGGCCGCTTACGTCGGAACCGTTGTTAGAGCTTATTTTTGCTATCTTACTGCCCAGTGTGGGATCGGCCCTTCTATTTTACGTGGGTGCATCCAGTGGTGGGACTGATATTATAGCAATGATTTTAAAACGTTATACCAGCTTCAATATTGGCACCGTGCTTTTACTGGTAGACTTGACCGGTGTGATTATGGCTTATTTTGTATTTGGCCCTCAGACCGGACTGTTTTCTTCCCTTGGTCTTCTTGCAAAGTCCCTTGTCATTGATGATGTCATGGAAAACATGAACTTATGTAAATGCTTTAGTATCATCTGCGATGATCCGGCACCGATCTGCGATTATATCATCCATGGTCTTAACCGGAGTGCTACGGTCTATGAAGCACAGGGAGCATTCACTCACCATAAGAAAACGGTTATTTTAACAACCATGAAGCGGTCTCAGGCAATGAAGCTTAGAAACTATATCCGTACGGTAGAGCCATCGGCGTTTATCCTTATTTCCAATTCCAGTGAGATCATTGGAAAGGGATTTTTAACCAATTAGATGTTCGGACCGGAGCAGAAAACTGCTCCGGTTTTTTGTGCAATGAATCCAGTTTTAAGGGGGTATAATAGTGCATATTTTACGAAAATGCACTTTAGTGCTTTAAAATTACATAAATTTAAAGTAATGAAATTGACGCCGGGTATTTTTTGTAGTATGATACGAAATAAGTTCAAAACAGGACGAGATTTTTAGATGGTGAGGAGAGAAGTTTATGAAGAAAACAAAAAAAATACTGTCACTGATTCTTGCCGGTGCAATGATGATGTCCTTAACTGCCTGCGGTGGAAAAACCGAGGAAAGTAAAAGCTCATCTACTGAGACGACTACAGCCCAGGCGACAACAGAAGGTGCCGCGACCACAGGAGAAAAAACAGCCGATGGGAAGCAGTATAAGATCGGTGTGCTGCAGCTGGTTCAGCATACTGCCCTTGATGCAGCAAATAAGGGATTTATAAAAGCACTTGATGATGCAGGACTCAACTATGTTGCAGACCAGCAAAACGCCGCAGGCGATCAGTCCACCTGCCAGACCATTGCAAGCAAGCTGGTCAATGATGGAAGCGACTTAATTCTTTCCATTGCGACTCCAGCAGCACAGGCGGTAGCTGGAACAACCACTGATATCCCGGTACTGGTAACAGCTGTTACCGACCCAGCCGCTTCTGATCTGGTTGCAAGCAACGATGCCCCAGGCGGAAATGTCAGCGGTACTTCTGATCTGACTCCGGTCAAAGAACAGATTTCCTTATTAAAGAAGATTCTTCCTGATGCAAAAACAGTTGGAATTCTTTATGCTTCCTCAGAATCCAATTCTGAGATTCAGGCAAAGATGGCAAGAGAAGCCATTGAAGCAGAAGGTATGACTGCGGTAGATTACACGGTATCCAGTTCCAATGAAATTCAGACCGTTGTAACCTCCATGGTTGGAAAAGTAGACGCTATCTATGCACCAACGGATAATACCATAGCAGCGGGAATGACTACAGTTGCCATGGTCGCGAATGAAAACGGCCTTCCTACCATATGTGGTGAAGAGGGCATGGTAAAAGCAGGCGGCCTTGCTACGTATGGAATTGATTATTTTGAACTTGGATATTTAACCGGACAGCAGGCAGTTAAAATCTTAAAAGACGGAGACGACATTTCCAAAATGCCGATTGAATATCTCCCGGCAGACAAATGCAAGCTTTCTGTAAATGAAGAAACGGCGAAAGCCTTAGGAATTGATGTTTCCAATATTAAATAATAAAAAGAAGTTTCAGTGAGATATAAGCGGACCAGAAGTATCAGGTCCGCTTAACCCTCTCATAGATGCTTTACATAAAAGATGAAAATTACATCTTTTATGTAAGGCATTTATGCCTGTAAAAAGAAAATATGCGGAGGATTAAATAGATGAGTGGTTTAATGATATCCCTTCAGGATGCAGTGGTACAAGGCGTTTTATGGGGAATTATGGTGCTTGGTGTTTACATCACCTATAAGCTTTTGGATATTGCTGATTTGACCGTTGATGGCAGCTTTGCCCTGGGCGGCTGTGTATGTGCGGTTATGGTGCTGGTTTTTAAGATGGATCCCTGGATCGCATTATTGATTGCCGGAGTTGCAGGTATGGCAGCTGGTGCTATCACTGGACTCTTACATACCGTGTTTGAGATTCCAGCTATACTGGCAGGAATTTTGACTCAGATCGGACTTTGGTCCATCAACTTAAGGATTATGGGAGGAAAGAGCAATGTGCCTCTTTTAAAGACAGATACCATAGTCTCTAAATTCATTGATGCAACTGGAATCAACAAGCAGGCGGCTGCTCTGGTGATCGGAGTTGGTTTTGCCGTTGTTATGATCGTTCTCCTGTACTGGTTTTTCGGTACTGAGATTGGAAGCGCAATGCGTGCGACTGGTAACAATGAGGCAATGGTCCGTGCCCTGGGCGTCAATACCAACTGGACCAAGCTTCTTGCTCTGACCATAAGTAACGGACTTGTTGGTATTTCTGGAGGCCTCGTTTGCCAAAGCCAGAAATATGCGGACATCGGAATGGGAACCGGTGCCATAGTCATCGGTCTTGCCGCTATTGTCATCGGTGAAGTACTTATGGGGAAACTACGTTCCTTTGGAAGTAAATTGACCTCTGCCGTCGTGGGTGCCGTTATTTATTTTGTAATCCGTGCCGTAGTGTTAAGAATGGGTATGAATGCCAACGATATGAAGCTTTTATCCGCTGCTATCGTAGCCGTGGCGCTATGCGTCCCTGTGGTCATTCGGAAATGGCGGTTAAAAGCGGCCTATACAGAAGGAGGAGAATGATCATGCTGGATATAAAAAATGTAAAGAAAACATTTAATATAAATACAATCAATGAGAAAAAAGCCTTAAACGGTATCAATCTCCATTTAAATGAAGGCGATTTTGTCACTGTCATTGGAGGAAATGGTGCGGGGAAATCCACCACCTTAAATATGATTGCCGGTGTTTACCCCATAGATTCTGGAAGAATTGAAATAGATGGTGTTAATATTTCACGTTTCCCGGAGTATAAGCGTGCCAAGTACATTGGCAGAGTCTTTCAGGACCCTATGATGGGAACCGCTGCCGGAATGGAGATTCAGGAGAATATGGCCCTGGCTTATCGGAGAGGCAAAGGAAGAGGGCTTTCCTGGGGGATTAAGCAAAATGAAAAGTCCTTTTACCAGGAGGCCTTAAAAAAGCTTGGTCTTGGCCTTGAAAACCGTATGACCAATAAAGTTGGGCTGCTCTCCGGCGGACAGCGTCAGGCCCTTACTCTTTTAATGGCGACCTTACAAAAGCCTAAAATTCTTCTTCTTGATGAGCATACAGCAGCACTTGATCCCAAGACAGCAAAAAAGGTTCTTGAAATTACAGAGGAAATCGTGGAAGAGCAAAATCTTACGACTCTCATGATCACTCATAATATGAAGGATGCCATTCAGATTGGAAACCGGCTCATTATGATGCATGAAGGAAGAATCATTTTTGACATATCTGGTGAAGAAAAGA
It encodes the following:
- a CDS encoding ABC transporter substrate-binding protein; this translates as MKKTKKILSLILAGAMMMSLTACGGKTEESKSSSTETTTAQATTEGAATTGEKTADGKQYKIGVLQLVQHTALDAANKGFIKALDDAGLNYVADQQNAAGDQSTCQTIASKLVNDGSDLILSIATPAAQAVAGTTTDIPVLVTAVTDPAASDLVASNDAPGGNVSGTSDLTPVKEQISLLKKILPDAKTVGILYASSESNSEIQAKMAREAIEAEGMTAVDYTVSSSNEIQTVVTSMVGKVDAIYAPTDNTIAAGMTTVAMVANENGLPTICGEEGMVKAGGLATYGIDYFELGYLTGQQAVKILKDGDDISKMPIEYLPADKCKLSVNEETAKALGIDVSNIK
- a CDS encoding ABC transporter permease, giving the protein MSGLMISLQDAVVQGVLWGIMVLGVYITYKLLDIADLTVDGSFALGGCVCAVMVLVFKMDPWIALLIAGVAGMAAGAITGLLHTVFEIPAILAGILTQIGLWSINLRIMGGKSNVPLLKTDTIVSKFIDATGINKQAAALVIGVGFAVVMIVLLYWFFGTEIGSAMRATGNNEAMVRALGVNTNWTKLLALTISNGLVGISGGLVCQSQKYADIGMGTGAIVIGLAAIVIGEVLMGKLRSFGSKLTSAVVGAVIYFVIRAVVLRMGMNANDMKLLSAAIVAVALCVPVVIRKWRLKAAYTEGGE
- a CDS encoding ABC transporter ATP-binding protein — translated: MLDIKNVKKTFNINTINEKKALNGINLHLNEGDFVTVIGGNGAGKSTTLNMIAGVYPIDSGRIEIDGVNISRFPEYKRAKYIGRVFQDPMMGTAAGMEIQENMALAYRRGKGRGLSWGIKQNEKSFYQEALKKLGLGLENRMTNKVGLLSGGQRQALTLLMATLQKPKILLLDEHTAALDPKTAKKVLEITEEIVEEQNLTTLMITHNMKDAIQIGNRLIMMHEGRIIFDISGEEKKNLEVEDLLRKFEEASGEEFSNDRMILAN
- a CDS encoding YitT family protein; this encodes MKQIENKMLRTLTEYGIITFSIWVMVVGVYFFKFPNNFAFGGVTGFATVISALTHWSASQFTNIVNAVLLVLGFLFLGRGFGIKTVYATLVMSLSLYILERICPMKGPLTSEPLLELIFAILLPSVGSALLFYVGASSGGTDIIAMILKRYTSFNIGTVLLLVDLTGVIMAYFVFGPQTGLFSSLGLLAKSLVIDDVMENMNLCKCFSIICDDPAPICDYIIHGLNRSATVYEAQGAFTHHKKTVILTTMKRSQAMKLRNYIRTVEPSAFILISNSSEIIGKGFLTN